One genomic region from Arthrobacter pigmenti encodes:
- a CDS encoding proteasome assembly chaperone family protein: protein MFAENGGERRVTVMLAAFEGWNDAGEAASDALKFLGKHWNGEKISTIDADEFYDFQFTRPAIKRNSSGQRRIEWPTTRISRASVSQSNLDIILVHGVEPSYKWRAYTAELVGMAKELEVDCLVLVGALLADVPHTRPIPVTVSTDDDQVRTTLNVESSTYEGPIGIVGVLAEVGQLADIPTLSMWAAVPHYVGQSPSPKAQLALLNRLEELLHVSLDTHVLAEESEAWERGVDELSTEDPEVAAYVRQLEEAKDTADLPEASGESIAREFERYLKKRRKD from the coding sequence ATGTTCGCCGAGAACGGTGGTGAGCGCCGGGTCACTGTGATGCTCGCCGCATTCGAGGGGTGGAATGACGCCGGTGAGGCTGCGAGCGATGCATTGAAGTTTCTCGGCAAGCATTGGAACGGCGAGAAAATCTCCACCATCGACGCCGACGAATTCTACGACTTCCAGTTCACCCGTCCCGCCATCAAGCGCAACAGCTCGGGCCAACGTCGTATCGAGTGGCCCACCACAAGGATCAGCCGGGCATCGGTATCTCAAAGTAACCTTGACATCATCCTCGTTCACGGCGTTGAGCCATCCTACAAATGGCGCGCCTATACGGCGGAGCTCGTGGGCATGGCAAAAGAACTCGAAGTGGATTGCCTTGTGCTGGTGGGAGCGCTGTTGGCAGATGTGCCGCACACCCGTCCTATCCCCGTGACAGTCTCAACAGATGACGATCAGGTGCGCACCACACTCAACGTCGAGTCATCCACTTATGAGGGGCCCATCGGCATCGTCGGTGTCCTGGCCGAAGTGGGACAGTTGGCAGACATTCCCACCCTTTCGATGTGGGCTGCCGTGCCTCACTATGTCGGTCAGTCACCTTCGCCCAAAGCCCAGCTGGCGCTCCTGAACCGGCTTGAGGAACTTCTGCATGTCAGTCTTGATACCCATGTCCTTGCCGAAGAGTCGGAGGCTTGGGAGCGAGGCGTGGATGAATTGTCCACTGAAGACCCCGAGGTAGCGGCGTACGTTCGCCAGCTCGAAGAGGCCAAGGACACCGCGGACCTGCCTGAAGCGAGTGGGGAGTCGATAGCCAGGGAGTTTGAACGCTATCTGAAGAAGCGGCGGAAGGATTAG
- a CDS encoding DUF6318 family protein produces MKITKLAAVAAVAIAALTGCGGSTESSDSTSNTAPTPASSTAPAQNIAAPSTNDLMSEPTAAGAKAFLHHAFELKSYAQQTGDIEPLLASLDGAEAAAADAEAIKAIYDDGGWILGGQPKVKQIVITTPAEEVAEGTEVDALIPVNPDAYTSFNEAGEVQETRPFDPAGSMYSATVVYSDGAWKATYLEETPDAELPATE; encoded by the coding sequence ATGAAGATCACCAAGCTTGCGGCTGTTGCCGCCGTCGCCATTGCTGCCCTTACCGGGTGTGGCGGGTCAACCGAATCGTCCGACTCGACGTCGAACACGGCGCCCACCCCTGCAAGCTCCACCGCGCCCGCGCAGAACATCGCAGCGCCGTCCACTAATGACCTCATGAGCGAGCCCACGGCCGCAGGCGCGAAGGCTTTCCTGCACCACGCTTTCGAATTGAAGTCCTACGCGCAGCAAACCGGAGACATCGAGCCCCTTCTGGCCTCACTCGACGGCGCTGAGGCGGCTGCTGCGGATGCTGAAGCCATCAAAGCTATTTACGACGACGGCGGCTGGATTCTCGGCGGTCAGCCCAAGGTGAAGCAGATCGTCATCACCACCCCTGCCGAAGAGGTTGCCGAGGGCACGGAAGTTGACGCGCTTATTCCTGTCAATCCTGATGCCTACACGTCCTTCAACGAGGCGGGCGAAGTGCAGGAAACACGCCCGTTTGACCCAGCCGGTTCAATGTACTCAGCCACCGTTGTCTACTCGGACGGTGCGTGGAAGGCCACCTACCTGGAAGAAACACCGGACGCGGAGCTACCGGCCACCGAGTAG
- a CDS encoding acyl-CoA dehydrogenase family protein → MTALPEDILPDGLLERFRGRAADYDARNVFCQEDFDELVDRGYLRLFCDKDDDGAALGMAGAVACQRRLAAAAPATALAVNMHLVWTAVARLLRQGGDPSLDFILREAAAGEVFAFGLSEPGNDSVLFDSRTLAQQRDDGAYEFTGTKIFTSLSPVWTRLGVFGKSIGSEDEELVHGFITRGTPGVEILEDWDTLGMRATQSHTTRLNAVVVPAEQIFRHLPVGPNRDPLIFAIFAAFETLISAVYTGIADRALELAVSAVEDRNPGMDGTPMVDRPEIRAAVADAAIDWEALDAHLRLLAQDIDNQMEHNGRWFAKLVALKLHATGSAQDLVEGARTLAGGQGYSRGSELSRLARDVAAGRYHPSSRESARRTVASAWLD, encoded by the coding sequence ATGACCGCCCTCCCCGAGGACATCCTGCCCGACGGACTTCTCGAGCGGTTCCGGGGGCGGGCGGCAGATTATGACGCCCGGAACGTGTTCTGCCAGGAAGATTTCGACGAGCTGGTGGACCGCGGTTACCTGCGCCTGTTCTGTGACAAGGACGACGACGGCGCGGCGCTGGGGATGGCGGGGGCCGTCGCCTGCCAGCGGCGCCTGGCCGCGGCGGCCCCGGCGACGGCGCTGGCTGTCAACATGCACCTTGTCTGGACGGCGGTCGCAAGGCTGCTCCGGCAGGGCGGGGATCCGTCCCTGGATTTCATCCTGCGCGAGGCCGCTGCCGGCGAAGTATTCGCGTTCGGCCTTTCGGAGCCGGGAAATGACTCCGTGCTGTTCGATTCCAGGACGCTGGCCCAGCAACGCGATGACGGCGCGTATGAGTTCACCGGTACGAAGATCTTCACGAGCCTTTCGCCCGTCTGGACCCGCCTCGGCGTGTTCGGAAAGTCCATTGGTTCGGAAGATGAAGAGCTGGTACACGGCTTCATCACTCGCGGCACCCCAGGCGTGGAGATCCTCGAGGACTGGGACACGCTCGGCATGCGCGCCACGCAATCCCATACCACGCGGCTGAACGCCGTCGTCGTACCTGCAGAGCAGATTTTCCGGCACCTGCCCGTAGGTCCCAACCGCGATCCGCTCATCTTCGCGATCTTCGCTGCCTTCGAAACACTAATCAGTGCCGTGTACACGGGCATAGCGGACAGGGCGTTGGAGCTGGCTGTCTCTGCTGTGGAGGATCGAAATCCCGGCATGGACGGCACCCCAATGGTTGATCGCCCGGAAATCAGGGCTGCGGTGGCGGATGCAGCGATCGACTGGGAAGCACTCGATGCCCATCTTCGCCTGCTCGCGCAAGACATCGACAACCAGATGGAACACAACGGGCGCTGGTTCGCGAAGCTGGTCGCGCTCAAGCTTCACGCGACTGGTTCCGCGCAGGACCTCGTCGAGGGGGCGCGCACACTGGCAGGAGGTCAGGGTTATTCCCGCGGCAGCGAACTCAGTCGATTGGCGCGCGATGTGGCGGCAGGGCGCTACCACCCTTCGTCCCGGGAATCTGCCCGGCGCACCGTGGCAAGTGCGTGGCTCGACTGA
- the mshC gene encoding cysteine--1-D-myo-inosityl 2-amino-2-deoxy-alpha-D-glucopyranoside ligase: protein MISWNSRSVPNLPGSSAAICLWDSAKETLVELPHDPQQGLYVCGITPYDATHMGHAATYVAFDLLNRLWRDAGAEVNYVQNVTDIDDPLLERAAATGVEWTELAQSQTDLFRTDMEALNVLAPAHYVGAVESIGSIVPVIESLLAANLAYRVPGSDSEPDGDIYFSVDGAAARTSESSEAEWRPGFISHLTTDQMLPLFRERGGDPDRPGKRNPLDPLLWRMARESEPSWEAASLGRGRPGWHIECSVIALQFLKTPFAVQGGGADLMFPHHEMSSGHAQAISGRPLAGHYAHAGMVGLDGEKMSKSKGNLVLVSALRQAGTDPAAIRLAILANHYRSDWSWTAEGLRAAGARLDAWRAALGTATVGSVEDLLGSIRGALANDLDAPGALLAVDKWCTLTAHQKGTDDGARLAAAAFDALLGVRLKD, encoded by the coding sequence GTGATTTCTTGGAACTCCCGCTCCGTACCCAATCTGCCCGGCTCTTCAGCCGCCATTTGCCTGTGGGACAGCGCGAAGGAGACGCTGGTCGAGCTTCCCCATGATCCGCAGCAGGGCCTCTACGTGTGCGGCATAACACCGTATGACGCCACGCATATGGGCCATGCGGCCACGTATGTCGCTTTCGACCTGTTGAACCGGTTATGGCGGGATGCCGGCGCCGAGGTCAACTACGTGCAGAATGTCACGGACATTGACGACCCCCTGCTGGAGCGTGCCGCGGCCACCGGCGTCGAGTGGACCGAACTGGCGCAATCGCAGACTGACCTGTTCCGCACGGACATGGAGGCCCTGAACGTGTTGGCCCCTGCGCACTACGTTGGCGCCGTCGAATCAATAGGTTCAATCGTCCCAGTGATCGAATCCCTCCTGGCAGCGAATCTCGCCTACCGCGTTCCAGGCTCCGACTCCGAGCCCGACGGCGATATCTACTTCTCCGTTGATGGCGCGGCCGCGAGAACCAGCGAGTCGTCAGAGGCGGAGTGGAGGCCGGGGTTCATTTCACACCTGACCACGGATCAGATGCTTCCGCTCTTCCGAGAGCGTGGTGGTGATCCCGATCGGCCCGGCAAGCGAAACCCGCTGGATCCACTCCTGTGGCGGATGGCCAGGGAATCAGAGCCGTCCTGGGAAGCTGCATCCCTCGGTAGGGGGAGGCCGGGGTGGCATATTGAGTGTTCAGTCATCGCGCTGCAGTTCCTCAAGACGCCGTTCGCCGTACAGGGCGGGGGAGCAGACCTCATGTTTCCCCACCACGAGATGAGTTCAGGTCACGCCCAGGCCATCTCGGGGCGGCCTCTTGCAGGGCATTACGCGCACGCGGGAATGGTCGGCCTCGACGGCGAGAAGATGAGCAAGTCGAAGGGCAACCTCGTTCTGGTTTCGGCGCTCCGCCAGGCAGGTACCGATCCCGCTGCCATCCGTCTTGCCATCCTTGCCAACCACTACCGTTCCGACTGGTCCTGGACCGCCGAGGGCCTCCGCGCCGCCGGAGCGCGTCTCGATGCGTGGCGTGCTGCTTTAGGCACAGCAACAGTAGGGTCAGTCGAGGACCTGCTGGGAAGTATCAGGGGCGCACTGGCGAACGACCTTGATGCACCCGGCGCGCTGCTTGCGGTGGATAAATGGTGCACCCTGACCGCGCATCAAAAAGGAACCGACGACGGCGCCCGGTTGGCAGCAGCGGCGTTCGACGCCCTGTTGGGGGTCAGGCTGAAGGACTAA
- a CDS encoding M20/M25/M40 family metallo-hydrolase produces the protein MGIAPEDEVVRICRDLIRIDTSNFGNNEGPGEREAAEYTAGLIEEVGLDAQLFESAPGRASVLTRMEGTDPSLPALVVHGHLDVVPAQKEDWSVDPFSAEEKDGLIWGRGAVDMKDMDAMILSVLRSMQRDGTRPKRDLIFAFFADEEAGGNYGASWLVDNKPELFDGATEAISEVGGFSANIGGQRTYLLQTAEKGISWLRLVAHGRAGHGSQINTDNAVTRLARAVARVGEHPWPIELTPTTRQFLDGVTELTGVEFDAENPERLLKELGTVARFVGATLQNTSNPTMLKSGYKHNVIPGTAEALIDVRTLPGQEEHVLATIKELAGEGVDVTYEHKDVSLEVPFAGNLVDSMVDALLAEDPEAKVLPYTLSGGTDNKSLSRLGITGYGFAPLRLPDELDFTGMFHGVDERVPTDSLRFGSRVLHRLLRTS, from the coding sequence ATGGGCATCGCCCCCGAAGATGAAGTAGTCCGCATCTGCCGAGACCTTATCCGAATCGACACCTCGAACTTCGGGAACAACGAGGGCCCCGGCGAACGGGAAGCTGCCGAATACACCGCCGGTCTGATCGAGGAGGTGGGCCTGGACGCGCAACTGTTCGAGTCTGCTCCTGGACGCGCCTCAGTGCTCACACGCATGGAGGGTACCGATCCCAGCTTGCCCGCACTGGTAGTCCACGGCCATCTCGACGTCGTTCCAGCCCAGAAAGAGGATTGGAGCGTCGATCCCTTCAGCGCGGAGGAGAAGGACGGGCTGATCTGGGGGAGGGGAGCGGTGGATATGAAGGACATGGACGCCATGATCCTTTCCGTCCTGCGCTCGATGCAGCGCGACGGCACCCGCCCCAAACGGGACCTTATCTTCGCTTTCTTCGCAGACGAGGAGGCGGGAGGTAATTACGGCGCTTCCTGGCTGGTCGACAACAAACCCGAACTGTTCGACGGTGCAACCGAGGCCATCTCCGAGGTCGGCGGATTCTCCGCGAACATCGGCGGTCAGCGAACCTATTTGCTGCAGACAGCCGAAAAGGGAATCTCCTGGCTGCGCCTCGTGGCGCATGGGCGTGCAGGGCATGGATCCCAAATCAATACCGACAATGCGGTAACCAGGCTGGCGCGGGCGGTTGCGCGTGTCGGTGAACACCCATGGCCAATCGAGCTGACGCCGACCACCCGGCAGTTCCTCGATGGTGTTACCGAACTGACCGGCGTCGAATTCGACGCCGAGAACCCCGAACGTCTCCTGAAGGAACTCGGCACCGTTGCGCGATTCGTCGGGGCAACGCTGCAGAACACCTCCAACCCGACAATGCTGAAGAGCGGGTACAAGCACAACGTCATCCCGGGAACTGCCGAAGCCCTGATCGACGTTCGCACGCTTCCCGGCCAGGAGGAGCACGTGCTGGCAACCATCAAGGAACTCGCCGGCGAGGGAGTCGATGTCACGTACGAGCACAAGGACGTTTCGCTGGAGGTGCCCTTCGCGGGCAACCTCGTTGATTCGATGGTCGACGCGCTGCTGGCCGAGGATCCGGAAGCGAAGGTTCTCCCGTATACGCTTTCGGGCGGTACGGACAACAAATCCCTGAGCCGGTTGGGGATCACCGGTTACGGGTTCGCGCCGCTCAGGCTCCCGGACGAGCTGGACTTCACCGGCATGTTCCACGGCGTTGATGAGCGGGTGCCCACTGACTCACTGCGTTTCGGCTCACGGGTACTCCACCGTCTGCTTCGCACCAGCTGA
- a CDS encoding undecaprenyl-diphosphate phosphatase gives MNWIEAAVLGLVQGLTEFLPISSSAHLRIVGELMPGAQDPGAAFTAITQLGTETAVVVFFWRDIMRIIRAWFGSLTGSVPRNNPDARMGWLVILGSVPIVILGLLFQDQIESTFRSMWLVATMLVVFGVFLAIADAYGRQQLTLDRLTYRHGIFYGLAQALALVPGVSRSGGTITAGLLMGYTREAAARYSFLLAIPAVFGSGLYQLYKSAGTPGPYGAGETLLATVIAFAVGYVIIGWFLKFVSTRSYGVFVWYRIGLGLVLFLLLGFNVISA, from the coding sequence GTGAATTGGATTGAAGCGGCCGTCCTGGGCCTTGTTCAGGGCCTTACCGAGTTCCTGCCAATCTCATCGAGTGCGCATCTGCGCATTGTCGGGGAGCTGATGCCCGGGGCACAGGATCCGGGTGCGGCGTTCACTGCGATCACCCAATTGGGTACTGAAACCGCCGTCGTCGTTTTCTTCTGGCGGGACATCATGAGAATCATCCGCGCATGGTTCGGCTCCCTGACCGGATCCGTGCCGCGTAACAACCCTGACGCCCGGATGGGCTGGCTTGTCATTCTCGGCAGTGTCCCGATCGTGATCCTCGGGCTGCTCTTCCAGGACCAGATCGAGAGCACCTTCAGGAGTATGTGGTTGGTCGCGACCATGCTCGTGGTCTTCGGTGTCTTTCTCGCGATCGCCGATGCCTACGGCCGGCAGCAGCTGACTCTGGACCGGCTGACGTACCGGCACGGCATTTTCTACGGTCTAGCCCAGGCGCTGGCGCTGGTCCCCGGCGTGTCGCGGTCCGGGGGGACCATTACGGCAGGCCTGCTCATGGGCTATACCAGGGAAGCCGCTGCTCGATATTCCTTCCTTTTGGCGATTCCGGCTGTCTTCGGCAGCGGGCTGTATCAGCTCTACAAGAGCGCCGGTACGCCCGGACCCTACGGTGCCGGTGAGACCCTGCTGGCGACGGTGATCGCATTTGCGGTGGGTTACGTCATCATCGGTTGGTTCCTCAAGTTCGTTTCCACCCGCAGCTATGGAGTCTTTGTGTGGTATCGGATCGGTCTGGGGCTGGTTCTCTTTCTTCTGCTGGGGTTCAACGTCATCAGTGCGTGA
- a CDS encoding aldo/keto reductase: MQSRNVGSSGQPVSVLGLGTMTWGIDADEESAREQLRVFAEAGGTLLSTAARYSDGRSEAILGSLLGDVVARSEVVLAVLGGTPRRWANGQSDASRKGLLDSLDASLSRLGTDSVDFWMAPSGGADVPVEETLSALESAYRSGRARYVGLTNHAGWEIARLCATAGFPVTVHETEYSLLNRRVEAEVLPASSALGVGTFAWAPLGRGALTGKYRSQLPSDSRAASDTWAPYVETYLSGRAPRITDAVCTAARGLELTAHEVALRWLAHRPTVAAVLLGARTGQQLKELLGSSLAALPAQISDVLDEVSAPR; this comes from the coding sequence ATGCAGTCGCGAAATGTGGGCAGTAGCGGACAGCCGGTATCCGTGCTTGGTCTCGGAACGATGACCTGGGGAATAGACGCGGATGAGGAAAGCGCCCGAGAACAGCTCAGGGTATTCGCCGAGGCAGGCGGCACACTACTGAGTACCGCCGCGCGGTACTCAGACGGCCGGTCGGAAGCAATCCTCGGTTCGCTGCTCGGAGACGTCGTGGCGCGATCAGAAGTAGTGCTGGCCGTACTCGGAGGAACACCACGACGCTGGGCAAACGGACAGAGCGACGCATCGCGAAAAGGTCTGCTCGATTCACTGGACGCCTCACTGTCGCGGCTGGGAACTGACAGTGTCGACTTCTGGATGGCCCCTTCGGGAGGCGCCGACGTACCGGTCGAAGAGACCCTTTCAGCCCTCGAAAGCGCCTACCGCTCCGGGCGTGCGCGGTATGTCGGGCTGACCAATCATGCAGGCTGGGAAATCGCGCGGCTGTGTGCCACGGCCGGGTTTCCGGTGACGGTGCACGAGACTGAGTACTCCCTGTTGAACCGGCGCGTTGAAGCGGAAGTGCTGCCGGCGTCGTCGGCCCTTGGCGTCGGTACCTTTGCCTGGGCGCCGCTCGGGCGTGGGGCCCTGACCGGCAAGTACCGATCGCAACTCCCCTCTGATTCGCGGGCAGCATCCGATACCTGGGCACCCTACGTCGAGACCTACCTGAGCGGACGGGCCCCGCGCATCACCGACGCAGTGTGCACGGCTGCGCGTGGACTGGAGCTCACTGCGCATGAGGTTGCGCTTCGATGGCTGGCGCATCGTCCGACGGTTGCGGCGGTCCTGCTGGGAGCGCGAACGGGCCAGCAACTCAAGGAGCTGCTCGGATCTTCTCTCGCTGCGCTGCCCGCACAGATTTCAGACGTTCTGGACGAGGTTTCGGCTCCGCGCTGA
- a CDS encoding DUF5703 family protein, with amino-acid sequence MREQFLNSTAIRKRDYGRQYEYLVVTVNAGEPLSAARQLLTEHAEYGKWELERSCIYTGGHRRFWLRRKVLRVQRTA; translated from the coding sequence ATGCGCGAACAATTTCTGAACTCGACCGCCATCCGGAAGCGCGATTACGGGCGCCAGTATGAGTATCTGGTGGTCACGGTCAACGCGGGCGAACCGCTGTCTGCCGCGCGCCAGCTTCTGACCGAACACGCCGAATACGGCAAGTGGGAACTCGAGCGCAGCTGCATTTACACCGGCGGGCACAGACGTTTCTGGCTCAGGCGCAAAGTCCTGCGGGTACAGCGCACAGCCTGA
- a CDS encoding HAD family hydrolase, with protein sequence MVTPPGNTTAPSNSAGGTVGRGPALEYLQAVLWDMDGTIVDTEPYWIEAEHELVNAHGGSWSDEEATGLVGQSLTFSAGVLQAAGVSLSVREIIDHLIGRVTERVRVSVPWRPGARELLLALRENGIPCAMVTMSEQLLAQEVARQLPVGTFELLVTGDMVTRGKPDPEAYQLAFDGLGNSRSLDKSRVVAIEDSIPGIASARAAGLVALGVPHMVALPTDSADHEWATLAGRTVGDLEDLVQSSSPAVSSRGRKA encoded by the coding sequence ATGGTCACCCCTCCCGGCAATACAACTGCGCCCTCAAACAGTGCTGGCGGGACGGTCGGACGAGGGCCAGCGTTGGAGTATCTACAGGCTGTCCTATGGGACATGGACGGAACAATCGTTGACACTGAGCCGTACTGGATCGAGGCGGAGCACGAACTGGTTAACGCCCACGGCGGTTCCTGGTCCGATGAGGAGGCTACCGGCCTGGTCGGCCAATCGCTCACATTCTCCGCCGGTGTGCTGCAAGCTGCCGGGGTAAGCCTGAGCGTGCGTGAGATCATCGACCATCTCATCGGGCGGGTGACCGAGCGGGTGCGCGTATCAGTGCCATGGCGGCCGGGAGCCCGGGAATTGCTTCTTGCCCTTCGTGAGAACGGCATACCGTGCGCAATGGTCACCATGTCCGAACAGCTTCTCGCGCAAGAAGTTGCACGCCAGCTCCCCGTTGGTACGTTCGAATTACTCGTGACAGGGGACATGGTTACCCGCGGCAAACCGGATCCCGAGGCGTACCAACTCGCGTTCGACGGTCTGGGGAACTCACGGTCGCTGGATAAATCGCGTGTTGTCGCGATCGAAGATTCAATCCCTGGAATCGCCTCCGCAAGAGCCGCGGGTCTTGTTGCGCTCGGCGTTCCGCACATGGTCGCCCTGCCGACAGATTCGGCGGACCATGAGTGGGCGACGTTGGCTGGGCGAACCGTTGGTGATCTTGAGGATCTCGTCCAGTCTTCGTCACCGGCGGTATCGTCGAGAGGACGCAAAGCATGA